From a region of the Streptomyces venezuelae genome:
- a CDS encoding OsmC family protein, which yields MARLHSYTTRVTWTGNLGTGTSHYRAYSRAHEVAAGELPVILGSSDPTFHGDASRWNPEQLLLAALSQCHMLSYLHFCTLGGVVVTSYVDEAAGTMGTAGDSGQFTEAVVRPRITVGDASMVDAAIALHEEAHRACFIANSVNFPVRYEPTVTVG from the coding sequence ATGGCCCGACTGCACTCCTACACCACCCGCGTGACCTGGACCGGAAACCTCGGCACCGGCACGAGTCACTACCGCGCCTACTCGCGGGCCCACGAGGTGGCCGCCGGGGAACTGCCGGTGATTCTCGGCAGCTCCGACCCGACCTTCCACGGAGACGCCTCCCGCTGGAACCCCGAGCAACTGCTGCTCGCCGCCCTGTCCCAGTGCCACATGCTCTCCTACCTGCACTTCTGCACGCTGGGCGGCGTGGTGGTCACCTCGTACGTCGACGAGGCGGCCGGGACGATGGGCACGGCCGGGGACAGCGGGCAGTTCACGGAGGCCGTGGTGCGCCCCCGGATCACCGTCGGCGACGCGTCGATGGTGGACGCGGCGATCGCACTGCACGAGGAGGCCCACCGGGCCTGCTTCATCGCCAATTCGGTGAACTTCCCCGTCCGGTACGAGCCGACCGTGACGGTGGGCTGA
- a CDS encoding GNAT family N-acetyltransferase yields the protein MVDIREVPESDIDRALELAYLVFHDRPEKEARERHHALLARCDRIGAYDGTVLAGFMAAYDFRLSVPGADLPCPGLTFVGVAPTHRRRGVLTALMDEMLRRTAAAGSPLAALWASEAAIYGRFGYGSATTAVTIEIDSTRPLALRIDPDRRPLRLVDPEEAVAVVGPFHEAARAARAGRPTRSAERWSEEWLTEQDEEDEELSPPRIIVLGEPDQPIAGYVLYRTKPEGGAGTARVPGAPGLVRVDELEADTPAVAAALWECVASLDLTGRVSAWGRPVDDPLLHFAADRDQVRITAQFPALWLRLVDVGTALTRRSWAAPVEVVLEVHDVRMPANAGRFRLRAGPGGATYEHADSAADLALDVTELAACYLGGTRVAELVAAGLVREHTPGAAAALDAALRTPLLPHTGDEF from the coding sequence ATGGTGGACATCCGCGAGGTACCCGAGTCCGACATCGACCGCGCTCTGGAGCTCGCGTACCTGGTCTTCCACGACCGGCCCGAGAAGGAGGCCCGGGAGAGACACCACGCCCTGCTCGCGCGGTGCGACCGGATCGGCGCCTACGACGGCACGGTCCTGGCCGGCTTCATGGCCGCCTACGACTTCCGGCTTTCGGTGCCCGGGGCGGACCTGCCCTGCCCCGGGCTCACCTTCGTCGGCGTCGCCCCCACCCACCGCCGGCGCGGCGTGCTCACGGCCCTGATGGACGAGATGCTGCGGCGGACCGCCGCCGCGGGCAGCCCGCTCGCCGCCCTCTGGGCCTCCGAGGCCGCGATCTACGGCCGCTTCGGCTACGGCAGCGCCACCACCGCCGTCACCATCGAGATCGACTCCACCCGCCCGCTGGCCCTGCGCATCGACCCGGACCGGCGCCCGCTGAGGCTCGTCGACCCCGAGGAGGCCGTCGCCGTCGTCGGCCCCTTCCACGAGGCGGCCCGGGCCGCACGGGCCGGCCGCCCCACCCGCAGCGCGGAGCGCTGGTCCGAGGAGTGGCTGACCGAACAGGACGAGGAGGACGAGGAACTGAGCCCGCCGCGGATCATCGTCCTCGGAGAGCCGGACCAGCCGATCGCCGGGTACGTGCTCTACCGGACGAAGCCGGAGGGCGGCGCCGGTACCGCCCGGGTGCCGGGCGCGCCGGGCCTGGTCCGGGTCGACGAGCTGGAGGCCGACACCCCGGCGGTCGCCGCCGCGCTGTGGGAGTGCGTGGCCTCCCTGGACCTGACCGGAAGGGTCAGCGCGTGGGGCCGTCCGGTCGACGACCCGCTGCTGCACTTCGCCGCGGACCGGGACCAGGTGCGGATCACCGCCCAGTTCCCCGCGCTCTGGCTGCGCCTGGTCGACGTGGGCACCGCGCTGACGCGGCGGTCCTGGGCGGCGCCGGTGGAAGTGGTGCTGGAGGTGCACGACGTGCGGATGCCCGCCAACGCCGGGCGGTTCCGGCTGCGGGCCGGGCCGGGCGGCGCCACGTACGAGCACGCGGACTCCGCCGCCGACCTGGCCCTGGACGTGACCGAACTGGCGGCCTGCTACCTCGGCGGGACCCGGGTCGCGGAACTCGTCGCCGCCGGGCTCGTACGGGAGCACACGCCCGGCGCGGCGGCGGCGCTGGACGCGGCCCTGCGGACGCCGCTGCTGCCGCACACGGGCGACGAGTTCTGA
- a CDS encoding terpene synthase family protein, with protein sequence MTQPFQLPDFYVPYPARLNPHLEDARAHTKRWARAFGMLEGSGVWEESDLDSHDYALLCSYTHPDCDRDALALVTDWYVWVFFFDDHFLEMFKRSQDRDGAKRYLDRLAAFMPMDLSAGFPEPTNPVEAGLADLWARTVPAMSADWRERFALSTKNLLDESMWELANINIGRVANPLEYIEMRRKVGGAPWSAGLIEYVCAEVPARVAHSRPLAVLRDAFADAVHIRNDIFSYQREVADEGELSNAVLVLETFLGCTTQEAAEASNDLLTSRLQQFEQTALVELPQLFADHALDPAEIAAVLAYTKGLQDWQSGGHEWHMVSSRYMNKEARPTAPATLPFMPSGPGTGSLDLRSVFTRRSLELRRRSFTHVPFEHTGPSVVPDIYMPHRLALSPHLAHAREESVAWSRRMGLLDPQPGDPGSAIWTEERLRGFDFALCSAGIDPDATPEQLALNACWLTWGTYGDDYYPVVFAQGRNLPAAKATTARLIAVLTDDHAGQPEPVTAMERALGDLWVRTTATMSAAQRAEFRATVVSMLESWLWEVANQIQNRIPDPVDYAEMRRRTFGSHLTMYLCRLGHQGRGIPEEIYASGTIRSLENAVADAACLINDIYSYQKEVQVEGEVHNYILVTRNFFDIGYPQALHICHELMTRRTEEFEHIVASQLPLLYDDWKLGRQARQALDAYVGELKDWHAGILNWHQQIRRYRPEDLQAPPDRLSTAVLGPGFGMSAARISLPA encoded by the coding sequence GTGACGCAGCCGTTTCAACTGCCGGATTTCTACGTGCCCTATCCGGCACGACTGAACCCCCACCTGGAGGACGCGCGGGCCCACACCAAGCGGTGGGCGCGCGCCTTCGGGATGCTGGAGGGTTCCGGTGTCTGGGAGGAGAGCGACCTCGACTCGCACGACTACGCGCTGCTCTGCTCGTACACCCACCCCGACTGCGACCGGGACGCGCTGGCGCTGGTCACCGACTGGTACGTGTGGGTGTTCTTCTTCGACGACCACTTCCTGGAGATGTTCAAGCGCTCGCAGGACCGCGACGGCGCCAAGCGGTATCTCGACCGGCTCGCCGCCTTCATGCCCATGGACCTGTCCGCCGGCTTCCCCGAGCCCACCAACCCGGTGGAGGCCGGGCTCGCGGACCTCTGGGCGCGGACCGTCCCCGCGATGTCCGCGGACTGGCGGGAACGGTTCGCCTTGTCCACGAAGAACCTCCTCGACGAGTCCATGTGGGAGCTCGCCAACATCAACATCGGGCGCGTGGCGAACCCGCTGGAGTACATCGAGATGCGGCGCAAGGTGGGCGGCGCCCCCTGGTCGGCCGGCCTGATCGAGTACGTCTGCGCCGAGGTCCCCGCGCGCGTCGCGCACTCGCGCCCGCTCGCCGTGCTGCGTGACGCCTTCGCCGACGCCGTGCACATCAGGAACGACATCTTCTCCTACCAGCGCGAGGTCGCCGACGAGGGCGAACTCTCCAATGCCGTGCTGGTGTTGGAGACCTTCCTGGGCTGCACCACCCAGGAGGCAGCCGAGGCCTCCAACGACCTGCTCACCTCCCGCCTCCAGCAGTTCGAGCAGACCGCGCTCGTCGAGCTCCCGCAGCTCTTCGCGGACCACGCGCTGGATCCGGCGGAGATCGCGGCCGTCCTCGCCTACACGAAGGGCCTGCAGGACTGGCAGTCGGGCGGCCACGAGTGGCACATGGTCTCCAGCCGCTACATGAACAAGGAGGCCAGGCCCACCGCCCCGGCGACCCTGCCCTTCATGCCGTCCGGCCCGGGCACCGGCTCGCTCGACCTGCGGTCCGTGTTCACCCGGCGCTCGTTGGAGCTGCGACGCCGTTCCTTCACCCACGTGCCCTTCGAGCACACCGGCCCGTCCGTCGTCCCGGACATCTACATGCCGCACCGGCTGGCCCTCAGCCCGCATCTGGCCCACGCGCGCGAGGAGTCCGTGGCCTGGTCCCGCCGGATGGGTCTGCTCGACCCGCAGCCCGGCGACCCCGGTTCGGCGATCTGGACCGAGGAACGGCTGCGGGGCTTCGACTTCGCGCTCTGCTCGGCCGGGATCGACCCCGACGCGACGCCGGAGCAGCTGGCCCTCAACGCCTGCTGGCTGACCTGGGGGACGTACGGGGACGACTACTACCCGGTGGTCTTCGCCCAGGGCAGGAACCTTCCGGCAGCCAAGGCGACCACCGCCCGCCTGATCGCCGTGCTCACGGACGACCACGCCGGACAGCCCGAGCCGGTGACCGCGATGGAGCGCGCGCTCGGCGACCTGTGGGTGCGCACCACCGCCACCATGTCCGCCGCGCAGCGCGCCGAGTTCCGGGCGACCGTGGTGAGCATGCTGGAGAGCTGGCTGTGGGAGGTGGCCAACCAGATCCAGAACCGCATCCCGGACCCGGTGGACTACGCCGAGATGCGCCGCCGCACCTTCGGCAGCCACCTCACGATGTACCTGTGCAGGCTCGGGCACCAGGGCCGCGGCATCCCCGAGGAGATCTACGCCTCCGGGACCATCCGTTCCCTGGAGAACGCGGTCGCGGACGCCGCCTGCCTGATCAACGACATCTACTCCTACCAGAAGGAGGTGCAGGTCGAGGGCGAGGTCCACAACTACATCCTGGTCACCCGGAACTTCTTCGACATCGGATACCCGCAGGCCCTGCACATCTGCCACGAGCTGATGACGCGGCGGACCGAGGAGTTCGAGCACATCGTGGCGAGCCAGCTGCCGCTGCTGTACGACGACTGGAAGCTCGGCCGGCAGGCCCGGCAGGCCCTGGACGCGTACGTGGGCGAGCTGAAGGACTGGCACGCGGGCATCCTCAACTGGCATCAGCAGATCCGCCGTTACCGCCCGGAGGACCTGCAGGCGCCGCCCGACCGGCTGTCCACGGCCGTCCTGGGGCCCGGCTTCGGCATGTCCGCCGCCCGGATCTCACTGCCCGCCTGA
- a CDS encoding ricin-type beta-trefoil lectin domain protein → MTAPPAFAAEARGHGPADTSWPAPPTRPASAQNTAIDTAKAKAKSSGKRVLIDSLTTASSQTFATPDGTFTTETALEPERVKNSSGAWQKVDATLRTEADGTVAPTAVPSRLSFSGGGTGPMATMTSADGKKLALKAPFPLPKPALDGDSALYPSVLPGVDLELTATPVGGWRQVLIVRTPEAAADPALKKLRFPVEADGLTVSADGAGNLKAADAQGNARFSAPTPVMWDSARSGAKPVSAFAKQSAPAGEIPLAPSVVSSPDGPGQGAAVKPIATAVDGGGIQLVPDTTLLGQGTGPWYIDPGWNPTLNNANQAWAQVQEAYPDTNEFNGTQYGQDKPAAGYCGYFVGNPRCEGIGRTRAYFQIGVDTRLHGAEILSARFEANVVSSSSPSTPTPMGLYSTRAIGNPTSWKEQPCDKDSHMGGCEKVAEITMSGSGGVAFDVKNLVKNAAQYKWPTITVGLAPNNETEKLYRQRFDNTPRIVVEYDIQPTVWWPRTRPTPGFADTASYADCSTPGTTNPWDNPGWVGANNNVTLTTATYSATGQQLWGGFQYWDDDDGGKTYYGDTGWNGSYGDATVDIGALTDGHQYGWVARATDGTLTSNPTDMCFFRVDRTPPTAAVTSADFPASGTIGAHPKRAGEEGTFTLTGTDPAPATGTRTSGLACARWTTDPVKAAATGWKCTDPGVIKMTGGSASVKITPPQWGTNYVYLQTQDNAGNMSQPFVYSFYAPSNPDGSKPAFGDVNNDRKPDVLLPDTAGNLRTIAGGQDPYAAPNAVINAAPGNSANWNNIQISHRGSLGSKVVDDLFAHEPGKANLYLYTNDNSGRFDGQAPNPVAKPATCTTPAGATIDCAAHGYGTTNWAQVTQIAAFGSTTGDSGPVPQSLPRTSLLFVENGRLWLSTAGTTNALSPQAILLSANDTKWAGYELITPGRAQGTDFPTLWARSKADGTLHAFSVKGTAQAPDLTGFTDPAAGLISGKIDPKTYPRVGSDGDLTGDGIPDLWTVDTNQQLVGFNGAGNATPFPSVTGVGTTPIVLGNLNMPKAQWKLTGQTGTTTPSAVGNFPATTTNVTFPGTPENIGGRSSTYAAFRDAGDAYASTTGSVIDTRKSFTISTWAKANELGRVVLSQDLNRSSSLLLFANHQKKVWKFALANADADAWPYDETNDEGSLGAVSLNTWTQLTAVYDHTTGLMRLYVNGTLAATGHHKASTSPAPIGAFQLGRYKYEGAYSAHFKGGISNLAVYPYAAPVTAPQVAGPIQLTQSAANCVDNDYNRLEDGNKIQIAGCNGTPAQQFQIHNDGTIRNQGMCLNAANGGVVNSTPIELRTCDGSAGSQQFLPRADGGIYHPASGRCLDLANLNTTPGTRLALWDCNPSPAQRWTVPILGTAPLPVPAP, encoded by the coding sequence TTGACCGCCCCTCCCGCGTTCGCCGCCGAAGCCCGTGGCCATGGACCTGCCGATACGTCATGGCCCGCCCCGCCGACCCGCCCCGCCTCCGCGCAGAACACCGCGATCGACACCGCCAAGGCCAAGGCCAAGAGCAGCGGCAAGCGGGTCCTCATCGACTCCCTGACGACCGCCAGTTCTCAGACGTTCGCCACTCCCGACGGGACGTTCACCACGGAGACCGCGCTGGAACCGGAGAGAGTGAAGAACTCTTCCGGGGCCTGGCAGAAGGTCGACGCCACCCTTCGGACCGAGGCCGACGGCACCGTGGCTCCGACAGCGGTCCCCTCACGGCTCAGCTTCTCCGGCGGCGGAACCGGTCCGATGGCGACCATGACGAGCGCCGACGGCAAGAAGCTCGCCCTCAAGGCACCCTTCCCGCTGCCCAAGCCCGCCCTCGACGGTGACAGCGCCCTGTACCCGTCCGTCCTGCCGGGCGTGGACCTCGAACTCACCGCCACCCCCGTCGGCGGCTGGCGCCAGGTACTGATCGTCCGTACCCCCGAGGCCGCCGCCGATCCCGCCCTCAAGAAGCTGCGGTTCCCCGTCGAGGCCGACGGTCTGACGGTGAGCGCCGACGGAGCCGGCAACCTCAAGGCTGCGGACGCCCAGGGCAACGCCCGCTTCAGCGCCCCGACCCCGGTCATGTGGGACTCGGCCCGCTCGGGCGCGAAGCCGGTGAGCGCCTTCGCCAAGCAGTCCGCGCCGGCCGGGGAGATTCCGCTGGCCCCCTCGGTCGTGTCGAGCCCCGACGGCCCCGGCCAGGGCGCCGCGGTGAAGCCGATCGCCACGGCCGTCGACGGCGGCGGCATTCAGCTCGTGCCCGACACCACCCTGCTCGGTCAGGGCACCGGCCCGTGGTACATCGATCCGGGCTGGAACCCGACCCTCAACAACGCCAACCAGGCCTGGGCCCAGGTCCAGGAGGCGTACCCGGACACGAACGAGTTCAACGGGACGCAGTACGGGCAGGACAAGCCCGCGGCCGGCTACTGCGGCTACTTCGTGGGCAACCCCCGGTGCGAGGGCATCGGCAGGACCCGCGCCTACTTCCAGATCGGCGTCGACACGCGGCTCCACGGCGCCGAGATCCTCAGCGCGCGGTTCGAGGCGAATGTGGTCTCCTCCTCAAGCCCGAGCACGCCGACCCCGATGGGTCTGTACTCCACCAGGGCGATCGGCAACCCGACCAGCTGGAAGGAGCAGCCGTGCGACAAGGACTCGCACATGGGCGGCTGTGAGAAGGTCGCCGAGATCACCATGTCCGGGTCAGGCGGCGTCGCCTTCGACGTCAAGAACCTGGTGAAGAACGCCGCCCAGTACAAGTGGCCCACCATCACGGTGGGTCTCGCTCCCAACAACGAGACCGAGAAGCTGTACCGCCAGCGGTTCGACAACACCCCGCGCATCGTCGTCGAGTACGACATCCAGCCCACGGTCTGGTGGCCTCGCACCCGGCCCACCCCCGGTTTCGCGGACACCGCTTCCTACGCCGACTGCAGCACTCCCGGCACCACCAACCCCTGGGACAACCCGGGTTGGGTGGGCGCGAACAACAACGTCACCCTGACCACGGCCACCTACTCGGCCACCGGGCAGCAGCTCTGGGGAGGCTTCCAGTACTGGGACGACGACGACGGGGGCAAGACCTACTACGGCGACACGGGCTGGAACGGCAGCTACGGTGATGCCACCGTCGACATCGGCGCGCTGACCGACGGCCACCAGTACGGCTGGGTGGCCCGTGCCACGGACGGCACGCTCACCAGCAACCCGACCGACATGTGCTTCTTCCGCGTCGACCGCACCCCGCCGACCGCGGCCGTCACCTCCGCGGACTTCCCCGCCTCCGGCACCATCGGAGCCCACCCCAAGCGCGCCGGCGAGGAGGGCACCTTCACCCTCACCGGTACCGACCCGGCCCCGGCGACCGGCACCCGGACCTCCGGTCTGGCCTGCGCCCGCTGGACGACGGACCCCGTCAAGGCGGCCGCCACCGGCTGGAAGTGCACCGACCCCGGCGTGATCAAGATGACCGGCGGCAGCGCCTCCGTGAAGATCACACCGCCGCAGTGGGGCACCAACTACGTCTACCTCCAGACGCAGGACAACGCGGGCAACATGTCCCAGCCGTTCGTCTACAGCTTCTACGCGCCGTCGAACCCCGACGGGAGCAAGCCCGCGTTCGGCGACGTCAACAACGACCGCAAGCCCGACGTCCTGCTCCCCGACACCGCCGGGAACCTCCGCACGATCGCGGGCGGCCAGGACCCCTACGCCGCGCCCAACGCGGTCATCAACGCGGCCCCCGGCAACTCCGCCAACTGGAACAACATCCAGATCAGCCACCGGGGCAGCCTGGGCAGCAAGGTCGTCGACGACCTCTTCGCCCATGAGCCCGGCAAGGCGAACCTCTACCTCTACACCAACGACAACAGCGGCCGGTTCGACGGACAGGCGCCCAACCCGGTCGCGAAGCCGGCCACCTGTACCACCCCCGCCGGTGCCACGATCGACTGCGCGGCACACGGCTACGGAACCACCAACTGGGCCCAGGTGACCCAGATCGCGGCGTTCGGTTCGACCACTGGTGACTCGGGTCCCGTCCCGCAGAGCCTGCCCCGTACGTCCCTGCTGTTCGTCGAGAACGGACGGCTGTGGCTGAGCACCGCGGGTACCACCAACGCGCTCTCCCCGCAGGCGATCCTCCTGTCCGCCAACGACACCAAGTGGGCCGGCTACGAGCTCATCACGCCCGGCCGCGCCCAGGGGACCGACTTCCCGACCCTGTGGGCCCGTTCCAAGGCCGACGGCACTCTCCACGCCTTCTCGGTCAAGGGCACCGCGCAGGCCCCGGACCTCACCGGCTTCACCGACCCGGCGGCCGGCCTGATCTCCGGCAAGATCGATCCGAAGACCTACCCCCGCGTCGGCTCCGACGGCGACCTGACCGGTGACGGCATCCCCGACCTGTGGACCGTCGACACCAACCAGCAGCTGGTCGGCTTCAACGGCGCGGGCAACGCCACCCCGTTCCCGTCCGTCACCGGGGTCGGCACGACGCCGATCGTCCTGGGCAACCTCAACATGCCCAAGGCCCAGTGGAAGCTGACCGGACAGACCGGCACCACCACTCCCAGCGCCGTCGGCAACTTCCCTGCCACGACGACCAACGTCACTTTCCCCGGCACCCCGGAGAACATCGGCGGCCGCAGCTCGACCTACGCCGCCTTCCGTGACGCGGGCGACGCGTACGCCAGTACCACCGGCTCTGTGATCGACACCCGCAAGAGCTTCACGATCAGCACGTGGGCGAAGGCCAACGAGCTCGGCAGGGTCGTCCTCAGCCAGGACCTCAATCGCAGCAGCTCGCTGCTCCTGTTCGCCAACCATCAGAAGAAGGTGTGGAAGTTCGCGCTGGCCAACGCCGACGCGGACGCCTGGCCGTACGACGAGACCAACGACGAAGGCAGCCTCGGCGCCGTCTCCCTGAACACCTGGACCCAGCTCACCGCCGTCTACGACCACACCACGGGCCTGATGCGCCTGTACGTCAACGGCACCCTGGCAGCCACCGGTCACCACAAAGCGTCCACCAGCCCGGCGCCGATCGGCGCCTTCCAGCTGGGCCGCTACAAGTATGAAGGGGCCTACTCCGCCCACTTCAAGGGCGGCATCAGCAACCTGGCCGTCTATCCCTACGCCGCTCCCGTCACCGCCCCGCAGGTGGCCGGGCCGATCCAGCTGACCCAGTCCGCCGCCAACTGCGTGGACAACGACTACAACCGCCTGGAGGACGGCAACAAGATCCAGATCGCGGGCTGCAACGGCACTCCCGCCCAGCAGTTCCAGATCCACAACGACGGCACCATCCGCAACCAGGGCATGTGCCTGAACGCGGCCAACGGCGGTGTCGTCAACAGCACTCCCATCGAGCTCCGCACCTGTGACGGCAGCGCCGGGAGCCAGCAGTTCCTGCCCCGGGCCGACGGCGGCATCTACCACCCCGCCTCCGGCCGCTGCCTCGACCTCGCCAACTTGAACACCACCCCCGGCACCCGGCTCGCGCTCTGGGACTGCAATCCCAGTCCGGCTCAGCGCTGGACCGTTCCGATCCTCGGTACGGCGCCCCTCCCCGTTCCCGCTCCGTAG